The Nyctibius grandis isolate bNycGra1 chromosome 33, bNycGra1.pri, whole genome shotgun sequence nucleotide sequence ACTGAACAAACCTTTCCTTAACCAGGTCTTAGATAGCAGTATCTCATTTAAAGCTGTCAAGTAAGAACTTCAAGCCTTCTCCACATCATCATCAAGATGTGACCCAAAGACAAGACTTGGAGTAACTAAGGTTCTCAGAAGCTGCTCCTGTGAATCTTTTCAGTCTGACTTGCAACTTAAGTCTCCTCTTTGTGCAGTCTAATGATGAGAAACCACAGCCTAAACTATCCTCCTGTACTCCCAGTTCTGCTTCAGAGACTGGAATATTTgtgccttttgctttttctttgaacaaatctttaaaaaaaacaccacaacaaaCCACAAACTCTATCCCTTTTTTAGCCTTGAACCCCAATTTATGACTCATTCATCTGTCATACTGCAATTTCACCAGCTATTATCCAGCTGCCTTCTATGGCTTTATATAAACAGAGTCTGAGCTCCTAATTTTGGAAGTAGTAGTTTTCTCAAATAATTCGGTTAGCTTTCTACTTGCTATGGGATCATGTAATGTAGATGATAAAAAGCTGATAGTGTGGGAGACAGCGCCTGaatattatttcaaagattTGGAACTGCAGAGCAATCCTAGAGATTGTGAATGAAATTATATCTTCTTGCCTGCTACTCTACCTCACTCCCAGCTCTCGGTTTGTATAGGGGggcattatatttttaaaggaagagagaaaatggacCTCTCATGCTGGACTTGTTCAAAGCAGGGGGGGTTCCCATCTATATCACATTCTCGTGATTCATCATCTCAGTCTTCTAGACTGACTGCTGTAGCAGACTTGGTTAGTACAGGGGATCAAGCTAAATCTCTTCACACTGGTCATTACTTATGTCTCGTTCAATTGTAAAAAAGAGCTGCCGTTACTGCATGCAGGAGTAACTATGActtttaggaagaaaattatggaTTCAAGTCAGGAAACCTGTGATAAAGTTATTTGTCTTATTGTAAGAGTTCAGATTATATAACAATGACAACTCCGGTCCTTAAAAGCTATTACTCAACTATGAAAATCAATAATACCTTTCCAGTTTTTAATAGATGTATTGGACCTTGCTCTTTAATGCCACGTTTCCATAGGCACTAAGTTTCTAAACTTCTGACACTGTATAATTATTTGTATCCATCTTACTAATTTAAGTTTTGCCATGAACAACAGCCTCCTCGCCCCCCAACAGAGTCCTGTTGGTGTACTAGTAAATCCTCATTTGAAGTCCTCAAGTTCAGCAGTGTTTCTAAGTATAATAGAACTCTGTTAGCTACCAAACTCATGCTGCTAAGGTCAGGCTTTACTGGAGGTCTTTTACGTACATACATTTGCCTGATCTTTTACAGTTACTAGAAGGTCACCAAGATAGAAGAATGGGCAAAATGCATCTTCTTGGGGATTTTTCCTACAGGGATTAACAGAGAAGCCAGCAGCCCACAGCAACGCACATTGCCTTCATAGGCATCAGACCACCTCAGAAAGCCTTTCACTGCCTTTGTCTGTCACATCCAGTGTATTTTTCTGCTATGAGGATGAGATTAGAAATGGCATTTAGtacaggaaggggaaaaagactgTGTTCCTTAATTTCAGCGGTAAAATTTTGTATACGCTCGAGACTACGCTGTGTTACGAGCGCATCCCCCCGGCTGCTCAGAATTTTCTCTCCGCCCAGCGGCGGCCCTAAACCAGTCAGCGCTTACACAAGGCGCTTGCCTTCAGTGAAAGAaatcatttttcctcctttgtcaGGAACGAAACTGGGGGAGGGGAAACGAGGCCACAAGATGGTAGCATATCTCGCTGCAGTCAGTGGCTACAGAAATCTAAATTCACACTTCTGCCAAGAAATCTGCCTGCTCAAGGCCAGccagaaataaattttgctacagtaggaagaaatacagatggATCACAGTACCCAAATGTCCTTCCTATAGCTATCTGTGGCTAGGTCAGAGCAGATATTTCACCAGGCAGGAAATTAACGTCTGATGAGTGAAGAGAGAAGtagattttcaaagcaaaggagATGAATGGAGGCAGAAATCCAGACTCATCCTTAACCCCAGCCACACCATACCAGCCAGCGATCTCCCACAGGAGATCAGTGGAGGTTCTCTCGCAAGATTGCTGCTGTAGGAGACAGACTATGTAAATCAGTCTAGAGGAAGCAGAAACTCATGTGGGATAGAAGAGGGCTTTGTCTGAGGTGTAAAGCTGCTGAAGGAGTTAGAGGGAATAGGACGTACTTGTGACTGCATAGAAGTGACACACGGAAAGACATGCTGAACGAATAAATGAGAACACCAGCCCAAAAGCTAGACTGCCAGCCAATTGCCATACTCGCCCTTTTTAGCAAAAGCATATGACAATAGTAGAAACTAAGAGCTCAGCTGGGGAGAAGCTATAGAAATATTGAACAATCAAAGACATAGCAGTGCTGTCCCCACCTATCAACCAAAGTCCCCTTGCCGACGCCATCCTCTACGCAAGAGAGAAGCCCTCACTCTCACCCAAAGCAGCAGTCtgtgcagaaaatgcaaatccTCTTAAACCACTATTATCACAGACTGACCCTTCAGCAGATTTTTGTGCCCCTGCAAGAGATCTCTTAGGTAGGCCTCAGTGACCTGAATCTCAATTAACACTTTGCAATCAGCATTACACTCCTTCATTAGACAAGTCCATCTCTTTAACGATGCACACGATACTGTTGGCTTCCAGCAACCTTGGGAAAAAGGACTTGGAATTTCTTCTACCAATGTTATTCCCCAGGAAACACTCTCCGAGTTTCCTCCAGACCTAAAAGGGTGTGCTTTAGCTTGTCAGGTTTCTAAGTTTATCAAGTAAAAGCACATCAGGGTCCAGCCTGGCAGTTTGCCCTGTCCAGGAACACCAGGACAGCTAGACCAGGTGGCTGAGAATTGCAGAgtagaaagtattttttaatgtaaaaaaaattttcataatttaaaaccTTTATTTAAACTTGTGACCTTGAACTCCATTCACACTGTAAAATGCCTGTGTTCaacatcttattttttcttttgtctctacAGATAACTTGAGATTTGGAAGTGACGTGGAAAACACTCAGAATGGAAGGCAAACTCGCATGTCTTCTCCTGCTGGTAGGAGCAATCATGACTGCTCAATGCCAGGTAAGAGGCTGATGCACCAAATAATGTTCTTGCCATCCTCCTGTTTTTTCAGCAGCACTTCCTTACCATTGACTCCAGCTATCTGCATCAGACAGAAGGAGAATCTGGTTGTATCACTAGAaatcagaggaaggaaaacctTACAAAGTAGTTTACCTCTAAGCTGGGATTTCCATTAATGTGTTATCCTGgctggttttcatttcagtaagcAAGTCTTCTCCAAATCTGCTTGGTGTATCTGTTCACTGTCACCTTTCACTGTTAGTCAGAGTTCCACTGTGATCaccctttaattttctttctgttgtcaCCACCTTCATCATTACTCTCACTTACAACTGGACATCGATGGTTCCCATGTCGCCTCACTTTAAGCCTCACATTGCAGAGCTTAAGAAAACCCTACACAATTCTAAAATGTTTAGTCTCTTTCTCAAAAAATTGCTATCCCagccttcctctttctttttatgttaTTCTTTCTCTTGTGGCCTGATCAAAGAAGCTTCCTAAGTTGGTTTCTTCCTTAAAACTTTACCCAAAATATTGTCTTTAATTGGCTGCAGGAGAGGTATCTCTCAAAGGTAAGCAAGCTACAAAGGCTTCTGGGGAAACTGCATGTCAATGACCAAAATTACTGCTTGTTCATATTTACTTCTTTGGAAATCATTTGCTTGAACCTCCTTCAAATAGCAGAAAGCTGACAAGCTGAAGTTAGCACTTGCAATGCTCCAAGAGCACGTAACCACTTCACACACGATGTGAGTACAGCACATCTCAAGTTCACGTTACTCAGATGACAAGCAATCACCTGGTAGTCTGCAGCAACTCAGTGATCTACGATTGTCAGTACCCATGCTGAGGTACTAAAGGCACTGTTCCCCGTACTGTCTGACAAGGAGGGCAGACAGTTGCTCAGAGCTCTCCTGATTTACAAGGCCTCAAGAGGAGGACTGGCTCTTTGGAGGCACTTGTTCTCTCAATTTTCTTAAGAGAGCAGTTACTCACAGAATTAACCTTCTTTGCTTGCAGGGCTTACGCATGCGTTTCAAACGGGGAGCGAGATCTAGAGGTAAGCCAGGCAAAGCACAACTGTGTTACGTGAAGCTTTATGAACACGGGAGGGGAAAGCAGATAATGCTGAGGGAATGGAGCTTGAAAGCTGTTTGTCATGGTTATCTGGATGAGAGATTCAGAAGGCAAAATACCAGACTGTTAATACCATCCACAACTCAAAGAACAAagttttcccctccctctgctcttcttcaaagaaaaagagaccAGTCAATAGTGGAACAGTACATCCAGCAACACAGCAGTGAAAGAGACGGGACAACTGTGgtctgagaaggaaaagggcagCCCATTAGACAGATGCTCCCATCACAGATACTTTTCTcctggaaagagaagggaattcTTTTGCTTAGCCAGGTCTTTTCCCTGCATCTCTAAAAGAGGATTTCCTTTCTACAATTACAGCCATTTGCACAGACAATTCATCTGGAGAAATATACCAGCACAGGGGGACCTGGCTGAGGCTCTCAGGGAGCAGAATAGAATACTGTAGGTGCGACAGTGGTTGGAGTCGCTGCCACACTGTGCCTGTCAGAGGTGagtatgaagaagaaaaagagaaaggaaatggtGGGGGATGAGAGATTGTCCATCTAATCATCCTAAAGAAGAATTCCACTGTCAAGGAATGAGCTATCGCACAGAAAATTTGGCTTGAAAGAGAATAggatagaaatgaaaatactaaTATATACCAACTCATGCAGGACTAAGCAGGAGTGGGCAAGGGGCTGAGGAAGGCTCCTAATAGTGTATGTGGAGAGAATGGAGCAAAGGAAGACTGTGAGCACATGACAGTAACAGGTAGGCAGGGAAAAACAGAACAGGCTAAAGGAGACTGACAGGAGAGGAAACATGGGTATACATTGTCAGCTTCTTACTTCTGTGAAATCTAACAGTATTTCCTGGCTTTTGCTTATCCCACAGCCTGCACTAGAAATAAATGCTACAACGGGGGCCAATGTTCACAGGCATATTATTCCCCACAGCTCTTCATCTGCCAGTGCCACCAAGGTTTCTCTGGGAAGCAGTGTGAAATAGGCGAGTATATCATGTCAATTACTGTGAACAATACTACTGGTTTTAGCCATGCAGTGCAGAAATATGAGGTacccagaagctgctgctgtatACTAGGCTGTCTGTTAAGTTGCCTCTTTTTATTCTAAAGCTAATACTACAAAGAACTTTTAAGATGGACACCTGGGCTCTTCTCAGTGTCTCGTAATAAAACTCTTAAATTTTGGAGATGAAGACCTTCGTGTATACTTACAGTCTGCCTGGCAAGGCATTTTCACAGACTTACTAGACAAGACATCTGGAAGCCAAGTTTAAACAGAACAGAGACTGGGGAAGCAGAGTTTGGGATGCTGTCCTTATAGTAACATTTTGTTCCCTTTTGTTCAGATACTGAAATTAAGTGCTACAGGGATGCTGGAGTAACATACAGGGGCACGTGGAGCATGACAGAGAGTGGAACTGAATGTTTAAACTGGAATAGCAATGGCTTGATGGACCGGACGTACAGCGGCCGAAGAGAggatgctgctgagctgggattGGGCAATCACAACTATTGCAGGTGAGGGGCTGATGGCACACAGGCCAGAGTCACAGGAATCAGTGCATTCTAAGAGACTGGAGCAAAGGAACAGCTGTTTGCAACAGTCTTAATACCAAGCAGAGAACACTCTGCACAGGTGCAAATACAGCACAGCCCATGAGCAGCAACTGCGACTTTCATAGACATATCTGAACTTCAGATCTATCTAGACTGGATGCTTATGACAGACTACAAAATGCATACATCTCTCAGCCCATAGTCTTTCCCTTGTCCCTTCTCAGTGCCTAAAACTCCCTTTGTAAGCCAGTTTCCTGCAGCTCCAGACCCTGctcaaaactgtaaaaatatagTGCTTTCAGCACATGAACTAAACGACACAAACAAGCTGTCCACTCCTGCTAGTTACTGGCTGTCTCATCCTTACCTCCATGTACTCCacaattttataattaaaataggAATCCAAATGACTTCTGATGGTTCAGTCCACATCTTCACTGCAGAGCAGGATTAAGTTACTGAACTAGATGGCAGGCATGGGACTAATAACCATAGCTTTATAATGATGCATAATATCATAACTCTTTCAGAAACCCAGATGAGGATTCCAGACCTTGGTGCTATATCTATAAAGCAGGAAAGTACATCTGGGAACACTGCAGTGTGCCCTCCTGTTCAAAAGGTACATGCAGCGGGACAGGGAATGGACTTTAGAGCTTCCATGAGTCACTGCATATGTAAGTGGACTTGTGCTATTCCTGTAGCCTGAAAAGTTGAGACTCTCACGTTAAATCATGTTTaagcttttaatatttatgaCAGTGAGAGACTGAGATAAGTATAGCTAATATATAGCTGTTCTGACAGAAATCACGGTTAGGAACAGCTGACTGGTTCACATCCATCGGTTAACGTGCAGCTTTCTTATTGAAGTTGGGGACATCAACTGCAAATCTGGAAGAGGCACAGATTACCGAGGCAGCCACAGTGTTACCAGTTCTGGAGCTACCTGTTTGAGGTGGAATTCTCGAATCCTTGTCAACAAGTTATATACTGCTTGGAGAAGAGATGCTTACCAGCTGGGCCTTGGTAGTCACAATTTCTGCCGGTATGTAGACAGttatagaatttaaaaaatcccaccaaACTTCCTTGTGGTACTCTTGAGGCAGGGCTCTAGTCTTTTACATGGGTTATTAAAGCACAGGAAATACATTACTGCTGGAAATGAAGCTCACTGACAATAGTCATTTTTATTCCACCTGACCTATCTATGCTTCTCTAACATCAGACTCCGTAAATGCAAATTCCACATGCCGCTAGGGTCCTCTGTATCTCTAGAAAAGAGTACAGTCAGGTCACAGTCTGCCACCTTTAGGTCTCCCCAAACTCCCTGCAGATCTGGTAATACAAAtagctcttctctttcttgtgCTGCAGGAATCCTGACAATGACAGGAAGCCCTGGTGCCATGTACTGAAAGGAAATCAGCTCACATGGGAGTACTGCAATGTACCTACTTGCTGTAAGGATCCTAGCACTCCtgattcttctctttctttgagGCATTACTGTTCTGCATGTCATTTGTATTAAACTCAAGCCTCTTACAGTAAAATAagagctgggaaagaaaaaaaaaaagcttattggAGTAGAAAGAGATTCTGTGGCTCCACTCTCACAGAAGTGCCTTTTTCTCTGCCAGAAGGGAAGACTGCAGAAATGGAGGACAGAAAAGGCAGTGTTTccttactgtatttttcaaatcaGAATACAAGTTTCCTAGGAAACAGGAATGAGTCAGATACTAAACAGTTCATGCCAGGCTGCCTCAACATCCACTGACAACTAACAGGCTCTTAACACAAACTCAAAGCAAGAGTGCCTGAACAAAAAGCCTATTTCTGGGTTTGTCATCCACAGCCACCTGTGGCTTACGGCAGCGCAGAGTACGCCAGTACAGGATTAAAGGTGGCTCGTATGCAGACATTGCAGCTCACCCATGGCAAGCTGCCATCTTTGTGAAGTATCACCGAGCGCCTGGAGAGCACTTCCTCTGTGGAGGAATTCTGATCAGTTCCTGCTGGGTTTTGTCAGCTGCTCACTGTTTTGAGGAAGGGTAAGTTGAGGATTCAGTACTCTCAactttttttggggaaaaatctagaaaatgGAAGCATCCAGTATAGCCTTACTGGAAAGGTaaaagacttggaaaaaaagctctttatCCCAGTAAGTCATTCTACACTAAAGATTACACAGTTAATTGTGCTGAGCATTTATGGGGCAAACTGGCAGTATGGCATTAAGGTACCAGAGCAGAATATCAAATAGCTGAAGGACAAAGTTGTCAATACAAATGCAGAGCCATCTGAAACTTGAGAATGCTGaggggctggcagaggagctTTGCCATGATGGCTGTAATCAATTGGCATAAAACTGAAGGCAAATAGGACACTTGAGGTTAAATTGCCTGGGTATTTAAGTAGTAATAGtgctaaaataagaaaagcagaagctcCAACAGCACATCTTCAAGGGAAGGGTCCACTCCAGTTAGCATGGGAAGAAAGTAAGACTCTTATTCTTCAGCTTTAGTGCAAATCAGCTGAAGATTGTGCTGGGTAGGACTTCCCGAGCAACTCCCGAGGAAAGTGAACAAAAGTTTCAAGTGAAGAACTACACTGTGCATCAGAGATTTGACTCAGAAAATTTCAACAATGATATTGGTAAGAACTTTTCTGACCTTGTGACTGGAAAGGTCACAGTTGGCTCAAGTTTGTGTTTAATGaagtggggatttttttcccttttcagctcTGTTGCAGTTGAACTCGGATGCAGGAGACTGTGCTATTGAAACAGACACTGTCCGTGCTGCCTGCCTCCCAACACCAGAACTGCAGCTGCCTGACTGGACTGAATGCGAGATCTCTGGTTATGGCAGAAATGAAGAATGTAAGTACAAGATACTATGTCCAAAGTTTGGGTCCCCTGCCCTCCAAGAATTCAAGCCTTCAGCATCACTTAATGTGTGACCCCCTGAATTATTATATGGGCTTATATCAGCACTACAAAACGTATGCTTAAGTGGGAGATACACAAAAACAAGTTTTGCTGTAAGTTATTTCATTCATCTGAGTTCTGTCAGCTGCATGGGCTATTAGAGTCTTCCTTGATACTCTCCAGCAGtagaaacacaaaaaatggCACAATGGATAAggtagaaaagacagaaaatttgcAGTCAGTCAGGGCTGCCACATTTGTGCTGTACTGAGTACATTTAGATACTGTCATTCTGACAGAAATCCACTTCTGTCAAGATTTAATATACTATACAGTTGCAGGTAGTTGCATTATTCTAAAAGATACATTGACTGTGTAGtgattagcaaaaaaaaaaaaaaagctaaagaagTAACAATCCCAGATATATATTAAAAGGCTGGCTAATTTTAAAGTGAGCTACAACAAACAGGAATAAAACCTGTCTGAAAGTATACACAGGCTGtcctatatttaaaacaaacaactccCCAGTTCTTATTTTACTGGCACTTtctactaatttatttttattctctaacTGGTAAACTCTTTGAGACAGAGACTGTGAGGCATCCATCATAACAAGACCTAATCATGTTTTGAACCCATAGGGTTTTTGGAGTAGACTTGAAGATTTAACATATAAGTGTGAcataaagtgtttttaaagtgcttttaaagCTAGTCCTCAGCATTGCTTACAGGGAGTACAGGATAAACTctttgagagggaaaggatgctGCAACTGTAATTCCAAACTAGACTGAAAAACAATCCTTCCAACTTTCAGCTTTGTGCAATTGCAGCTGTGCAGGAGAATAAAACCaacacccaaaacaaacaaacaaaaaaatcccttccatTCCAACATAACACAAGAATTAAGAAAGGCCCTTTGGTAAGGAAATATTACCCCCTCATCCCCAGCTACTTCTGTTTACTCGCCCCTAAACTACAGAAACTGaactgcaattttttaaaaatatatatacacgtatatacatattcatattgtaatttttcttccagtttctccATTCTATTCAGAGCACCTGAAGGAAGGCCATGTCAGACTGTTTCCAGCCAGTCGGTGCACAACACAGCATCTAGACAATCGGACAGTTACAGACAATATGTTATGTGCAGGAGACACAAGGCATCTTGATGATGCCTGCAAGGTAAACCTAATTctgttcctcttttcttttttacgtCTGTCCTTGCTAGTCTGACctaaccaaacaaaaagcttcagaaaatagTTTAAAGAAGTTCTGCATTTGGCTACGTGGAAGTTCTAGTAGACTTCTAGTTGAACAGAACTGCTGgcttatctttctttttcctcccctgcccctcaTAGCTGGGAAAGCAGGCCACACTTAACCAAGCAAACCCGAACAATACAGACTGAAAATCCAAAATATAGGAAATACCACAAAACTAAGCAGGAAACTCCACCTCAGCAGCATTTCCTAATATTTTCTCTTACGCGAGCATGCAAAACACTCAGCAGGAGGTTCTGTAAGAGGAAGGGGGTGCTGCTCTACTGAAAACcggagaaaaggaaaataaaggccAAGAGATGGTGGAGAACAAGCAGCTGTAACATGAGGAAAAAGGAGGGCACTCATTCAATCCACATCCTTTCTGTTTAAACAGCTCtttaataattttgctttaCTGTTACACACAGCAGTATAAAACACCCTGGATCTTTATAGCTTAAATAAGAGCATTCCTCTTTTTGTTCTTATCAACATGTCACCTACATTTCATAAATGAGCGCCGTACAAAGTTAGACGCTTTAGtgttaagatttttttggtCCTCTTCCCATGAGAGGAGCATTGAGGGAGTCTGGAACACAAAAGTGGCTTATGCGAAAATGCTGTTAGTAAGAGCTCTTGATTTGTTAGCATATTACATAGGGTATTTCCATAGACACTAGTGTACCACTAAAGccagtggggggaaaaaacaacacaaaacaaaacaaacaaaaaaggagatTGTTACtaacctgctgcttctcttagGGTGACTCTGGAGGGCCTCTGGTCTGTATGAAGGATGATCGTATGTATCTAATTGGAATCATCAGCTGGGGAATAGGCTGTGGCCGCAAAGACATACCTGGCGTTTATACAAATGTGAATCGTTATCTTGACTGGATTCAGGACAACATGAAACCCTGAGAAAGAAAAACGGACTACTCGTGGCTATGCCCTCGCAGCTTCCTTCTGGGTTCTTTAAGGATGCTGACAGGGCTTCCTGTTTGTCCAGATGCTTATGACTTTCAGTACAAGAGGAAGACAGACTGCAATGTGTGGGAAGGGCACATTCTCAAATTACTCTCCTTATTACAGGTTATCGGAAGCTAACACTcctttccccccacatccccaaGTGTTCTACTTGCATCAAATCACataagaacaattaaaaataaatttttaataataaatagaataaaCAGAATAAACCAAGAGAGAACATCATGCATCCCATGAGCAGCTATGTTGTTTTGAGAATGGGTGTGAACTGAAGGCAAAGGCGACAGATCTAATTTCACGAAAACTTCATCTCCCTCCTCCGTATTTGGCTGTAAATTTGAAAGACATTCCAGTCAGGCTTAAGCTCTGTCCTTGTACCATTTTACTTTGGTTATTAAGGTGGTTTCAGCCTGATTcaacagaaagaggaaagctgTAGGCATGAGCTGCTTATTTCCATATCAATATACTACTTACTTTTTCAGTTTGGAACTGATTCATTAACTGAATCTGAGCTTAAACTCTCTGAGCAAATCCAGGATGGCATGCTTCTTAGGACATTCTATTCTTCCACGTGCTTTTCCTCCTGGTAGgaactaaatatttaaatatggaATAGGTAAAAATCTTAACACCAGTCTTATCTGCCACAGAATCAACATATTACTTTTTGACTATTAAATTTATATGCATTACCATCTGATATGAAAGCAAAAGCTCTCTTTTTAGCGCAGCAGGGCAGAACAAAGGACAAGTGTAATGGTAGCAGTTTTAGGTCTAGCAGCCTGCTAGATTTACATCCACAAGTAAACATCAAGTCAAATATCACAAGGCTGCGTTTGTCCTTTAACAGAAGGCAGGACAGGTATAACCAAGTCACCATGAACTAGAATCTCAGTAATCAAGCATTACTTATTTGCATTGCAGTTGCCATGTGATGCTAAGTGGTATCAATGCACATCCTAAGAGTTAAACCTCTTTGAGAGAGTCTCTCTTGTCCAATTGTTTTAAGGAGCTCTCTGATGATCTGCTAGCACAGCCTCTAGTCAAAGAGAGCAGCTTATATAGTAAGTACAGAAGAGAGATTTGGCAAGGATGCCCATTACTTCCTCAGATAGGTTTTGTAAATGGCAACTTTACAAATGGTCCATGTCTTTCTAGCTAACAGCTTAGAAACTGACATCAAAGAGATCTTCTCTAATGTCCTCAGAGAAATGATGGTGTAAGTCCACTTAGCTTCAGCAATGAATCCCATATTCCAGCCAGtcgaagggggaaaaaaacaaagatgttttttaataaagtgtcacagttcatttttttggtgtgattttttgttgttgttgttaattgTATTTTGTTAAGTATTAACCTTGAGAAAAAGACACATTAATTTCCATTCCTCGCCCAAAACCCATTTCCAAGTGCTGCTGTGCCTTACTATCCTGGCATTCATAAGCCTGACAAATATTTGCAGCCTGTAAAACACCCAAAACTGTTCCAATGAGTAACATAGGTAAGCGTCCTCAGGAACACAACTTCTATTCCACGAATCAGTCTATTAAATGCATTATTTGAGCTTGATGTGATCTAGCAGCTACCAATAAAATGTAACTGAACCACACCTGATACTGGTtatcttttagaaaaatacatactACAAAAATCTAAGTTGCAGAGAACAGTTTTTCATCACAGCTGTTACCAGCTCCTTGAAAATACCCATACATGAAATATCTAAGGTGACAAGAGCTCCATAAGCCTTAGCTGCCATCTCTGTCCTGGttgcttccttcc carries:
- the PLAT gene encoding tissue-type plasminogen activator isoform X2; this translates as MSSPAGRSNHDCSMPAICTDNSSGEIYQHRGTWLRLSGSRIEYCRCDSGWSRCHTVPVRACTRNKCYNGGQCSQAYYSPQLFICQCHQGFSGKQCEIDTEIKCYRDAGVTYRGTWSMTESGTECLNWNSNGLMDRTYSGRREDAAELGLGNHNYCRNPDEDSRPWCYIYKAGKYIWEHCSVPSCSKVGDINCKSGRGTDYRGSHSVTSSGATCLRWNSRILVNKLYTAWRRDAYQLGLGSHNFCRNPDNDRKPWCHVLKGNQLTWEYCNVPTCSTCGLRQRRVRQYRIKGGSYADIAAHPWQAAIFVKYHRAPGEHFLCGGILISSCWVLSAAHCFEEGFSANQLKIVLGRTSRATPEESEQKFQVKNYTVHQRFDSENFNNDIALLQLNSDAGDCAIETDTVRAACLPTPELQLPDWTECEISGYGRNEEFSPFYSEHLKEGHVRLFPASRCTTQHLDNRTVTDNMLCAGDTRHLDDACKGDSGGPLVCMKDDRMYLIGIISWGIGCGRKDIPGVYTNVNRYLDWIQDNMKP
- the PLAT gene encoding tissue-type plasminogen activator isoform X3; its protein translation is MEGKLACLLLLVGAIMTAQCQGLRMRFKRGARSRAICTDNSSGEIYQHRGTWLRLSGSRIEYCRCDSGWSRCHTVPVRDTEIKCYRDAGVTYRGTWSMTESGTECLNWNSNGLMDRTYSGRREDAAELGLGNHNYCRNPDEDSRPWCYIYKAGKYIWEHCSVPSCSKVGDINCKSGRGTDYRGSHSVTSSGATCLRWNSRILVNKLYTAWRRDAYQLGLGSHNFCRNPDNDRKPWCHVLKGNQLTWEYCNVPTCSTCGLRQRRVRQYRIKGGSYADIAAHPWQAAIFVKYHRAPGEHFLCGGILISSCWVLSAAHCFEEGFSANQLKIVLGRTSRATPEESEQKFQVKNYTVHQRFDSENFNNDIALLQLNSDAGDCAIETDTVRAACLPTPELQLPDWTECEISGYGRNEEFSPFYSEHLKEGHVRLFPASRCTTQHLDNRTVTDNMLCAGDTRHLDDACKGDSGGPLVCMKDDRMYLIGIISWGIGCGRKDIPGVYTNVNRYLDWIQDNMKP
- the PLAT gene encoding tissue-type plasminogen activator isoform X4; its protein translation is MEGKLACLLLLVGAIMTAQCQLFICQCHQGFSGKQCEIDTEIKCYRDAGVTYRGTWSMTESGTECLNWNSNGLMDRTYSGRREDAAELGLGNHNYCRNPDEDSRPWCYIYKAGKYIWEHCSVPSCSKVGDINCKSGRGTDYRGSHSVTSSGATCLRWNSRILVNKLYTAWRRDAYQLGLGSHNFCRNPDNDRKPWCHVLKGNQLTWEYCNVPTCSTCGLRQRRVRQYRIKGGSYADIAAHPWQAAIFVKYHRAPGEHFLCGGILISSCWVLSAAHCFEEGFSANQLKIVLGRTSRATPEESEQKFQVKNYTVHQRFDSENFNNDIALLQLNSDAGDCAIETDTVRAACLPTPELQLPDWTECEISGYGRNEEFSPFYSEHLKEGHVRLFPASRCTTQHLDNRTVTDNMLCAGDTRHLDDACKGDSGGPLVCMKDDRMYLIGIISWGIGCGRKDIPGVYTNVNRYLDWIQDNMKP
- the PLAT gene encoding tissue-type plasminogen activator isoform X1, with amino-acid sequence MEGKLACLLLLVGAIMTAQCQGLRMRFKRGARSRAICTDNSSGEIYQHRGTWLRLSGSRIEYCRCDSGWSRCHTVPVRACTRNKCYNGGQCSQAYYSPQLFICQCHQGFSGKQCEIDTEIKCYRDAGVTYRGTWSMTESGTECLNWNSNGLMDRTYSGRREDAAELGLGNHNYCRNPDEDSRPWCYIYKAGKYIWEHCSVPSCSKVGDINCKSGRGTDYRGSHSVTSSGATCLRWNSRILVNKLYTAWRRDAYQLGLGSHNFCRNPDNDRKPWCHVLKGNQLTWEYCNVPTCSTCGLRQRRVRQYRIKGGSYADIAAHPWQAAIFVKYHRAPGEHFLCGGILISSCWVLSAAHCFEEGFSANQLKIVLGRTSRATPEESEQKFQVKNYTVHQRFDSENFNNDIALLQLNSDAGDCAIETDTVRAACLPTPELQLPDWTECEISGYGRNEEFSPFYSEHLKEGHVRLFPASRCTTQHLDNRTVTDNMLCAGDTRHLDDACKGDSGGPLVCMKDDRMYLIGIISWGIGCGRKDIPGVYTNVNRYLDWIQDNMKP